ACTGCTCCCGCCGGTAGCTGGTAGGCGAAGGCCGCGCCGTCGTCGTGCACCGAGACGGTCTGTGCCGCGGTCTGGTCGGCGTTCCACGCGACGAGGGCGACCGAGCGGTCCGGGTTGCGGAAGGCCACGGTCTGGACACCGGTGTCACCGCCCGTCGTGCTGGCGATCCGCACCGCGCCCGGCCGGACGAATCTCGCCAGGTGACCGAGGGTGTAGTACTCGGCGTTGCGGTAGATCGTGCCGTCGGAGTTGACCGTGACGACGCCGGTGCAGGTGCCGCAGCCACCGAGGTGCGGGCCGAAGTTGTCGTCGAGGGCGAGGTTCCAGTTGATCATGCTCTTGGCCCAGTTACGGAGGTTGTCGATCACCAGGTGCTGCGTGTGCCACTCCAGCGTCCCGGAGAAGGTCGCCGCGAGGTCGGTGCTTCCGCTGCCCGAGCACTCGGTGAAGTAGATGTCCTTCTGCGGAAATGCCTGGTGCAGCGCGGTCTGTGCCGTCGGGTCGCCGTTGTAGCAGTGGTACGCCGTACCCGCGACCCACTTGGCGGCGTCGGAGTGCAGGACGTCGTAGGGGTAGTTGACCTCGGGGTCTTCGCCGAGTTTCTTCGCCGTGTCGATGTCGTTCGGATGCTCGGTCCAGTTGTGGTCGTAGGACAGGATCTTCGTCCTCAGGTGCGCCGCACGCAGCATCGGACCGAGGGCGTCGATCAGCCGCACCTCCTGCGCGACGGGGAAATCCATGCCCGGATAGCCGGCGGGCTCGCGGTTCTGCGGTTCGTTCTGCAGCGTCACGAAGTCGACCGGTACGCCGGCCCGCTGGTAGGACTCGATGAACTTGACGAAGTAGAGCGCGTAGGCCCGGTAGATCCGCGGATCGTCGATCAGCTTCCCGCCGACCAGGGAGTCGTTGGTCTTCATCCACGCCGGCGGGCTCCAGGGCGAGGCGACGACCGACAGCTGCGGATTCAGCCGCTTCGCCTGCCGCAGCAGGGGCAGGATCTGCCGTTGGTCGTGCGCGACCGAGAAGTGCCGCATGGCGTAGTCGGTCTGCCCGGCCGGCAGGTCGTCGAACGTGTAGTCCTTGCCGTCGACGAAGTCCGACGCGCCCATCGGTTGCCGCAGGAAGCTCAGGCCCTCCCCGTGCTGCGGGTCGAACAGCTCGGCCATCAGACGGCTGCGCGTCCGCGGGTCGAGTCGGTAGAGGTCGACGGCGGACGAGTCGGTGATGGCCGCGCCGAAGCCGGTCATCACCTGGTAGGTGTGCTTCTCGTTAACCTGCACCTGCTGTCCGGCGGCCGCTCCGGAGAACGGCAGCGGGCCGTCGTCGCTCAGCAACTGGGCCCGGTCGGGCGTGGTGACCCAGACATGCGCGGCGCGCGGATGCGCGGCCGGTGCCGGTGCCTGTGCCGCAGATGCCGACGTACCGACGCCGACGCCGACGCCCAGCCCGACGAGGCCGAGCGACGCGGCGAGAGCGATACCGGTCCTGCGCTGGCGTCTGGTCATCGTGGGTGGTCCTCCCGCGACCTCGTCCCGCCCGGCCCGGTGCCGCGCGTCGACCCCGGGACCGTAGGCCCGACCCTGCACCGGATCAAGAGCCCCGGGTCCCGTGGACAAAACCCACTACTAGTGGGTTATGGACACTCCCAACGGCGTGTCGCGGACCAAAACCCACTAGTAGTGGGTTTTGTCCAGGCGCCCGCCCAGCTGCCTGCCCGATAGCTCAGGTCAGGGCGGTGGCGATCTGGCGGGCGGCGGCGGCGACCCGGGGGCCGACGTCGTCGCCCTGCAGTTCGCGCATCGCGACTACTCCGACGCTGGCCTGCAACCCGGGTACGCCGCGGATGGGTGCGGCGACGCCGTACGCGCCGTCCTGCAACTCGCCCACGGTCACGGCGTAGGGCTGCGTCGAGTCCGGGTCTCGGCCCAGCAGGATCGCGCGACCCGCGGCGCCCTGCCCGAGCGGGTGGCGCGAACCGACCCGGTAGGCGACGTGCAGGCCGGTCCAGCTCGGTTCGGCGACGGCCAGGGCCAGCGCCTCTCCCCCGTCGGCGATGGTCAGGTGTGCGGTGGCGCCTACGGCCTCAGCGAGTGACCGCAGCCGCGGAAGGGCGATGTCGCGCAGGTGCGGCTGCACGTCGTGGGCCAGCTCGAGCAGCCCGAGCCAGAGCCGGATCCGGCCGTCGGCACCGCGCCGGACCAGGCTGTTCCGTTCCAGCGTCGCGACGAGTCGGTAGACGACTGCGCGGCCGACCGCCAGCTCGGCGGCCAGCTCGGCGACGGTCAGACCGTGCGGCGACGCGCCGGCGAGCGTGAGGATCCGGATCCCGCGGTCGAGGGTCTGCGCAGTCTCGGGCATCGTCGGTTCCTCAGTACGCCGGCGGCGGGATCGCCGGGGCGACGGTGCCTGCCACCGCGCCGAAGCCGAGGCGGCCTCCGCCCACAGCGGGTGCGAAAGCCGAGATCGACACCGTGTCGCAGTCCTCCAGGTAGGTCCGGGTCGAGCCGTCCGTCAGCTTCAGCGGCCGGGTGCCGTTCCAGGTCAGCTCGATCAGCGAGCCGAGCTCGCCCGGCGCATCGCCCGAGACCGTTCCCGACGCGAAGAGATCGCCGGTGCGCAGCGCCGCCCCGTTGACCGTGAGATGCGCGAGCTGCTGGTCGGCCGTCCAGTAGATGCCGGCGTACGGCGGCCGCGACACCACCTGGCCGTTGACCGACACCTCGAGCGTGAGATCCAGTCCCCACGGCTCGCTCGGCCGCAGGTAATCCAACGGCGCGGGGTCCTGTCGGGGCCCCGGCAGCCGGGCCGCCTCGAGCGCCTCGAGCGGGACGACCCACGGCGAGATCGAGGTGGCGAAGGACTTTCCGAGAAACGGGCCCAGCGGCACGGTCTCCCACGACTGGATGTCGCGCGCGCTCCAGTCGTTGAGCAGGACCACGCCGAAGACGTGCTCGCCGAACGACGCCGTGGACACCGGCCGGCCGAGACCGGTCGGCGTACCGACGACGAACCCGACCTCCGCCTCGATGTCGAGCCGGGCACTCGGCCCGAACGCCGGGCCCGACTCGGTCCGACGCTGTCCGTGCGGCCGCACGACCGGCGTACCGGAGACCACCAC
The window above is part of the Mycobacteriales bacterium genome. Proteins encoded here:
- a CDS encoding glycoside hydrolase family 30 beta sandwich domain-containing protein; the encoded protein is MTRRQRRTGIALAASLGLVGLGVGVGVGTSASAAQAPAPAAHPRAAHVWVTTPDRAQLLSDDGPLPFSGAAAGQQVQVNEKHTYQVMTGFGAAITDSSAVDLYRLDPRTRSRLMAELFDPQHGEGLSFLRQPMGASDFVDGKDYTFDDLPAGQTDYAMRHFSVAHDQRQILPLLRQAKRLNPQLSVVASPWSPPAWMKTNDSLVGGKLIDDPRIYRAYALYFVKFIESYQRAGVPVDFVTLQNEPQNREPAGYPGMDFPVAQEVRLIDALGPMLRAAHLRTKILSYDHNWTEHPNDIDTAKKLGEDPEVNYPYDVLHSDAAKWVAGTAYHCYNGDPTAQTALHQAFPQKDIYFTECSGSGSTDLAATFSGTLEWHTQHLVIDNLRNWAKSMINWNLALDDNFGPHLGGCGTCTGVVTVNSDGTIYRNAEYYTLGHLARFVRPGAVRIASTTGGDTGVQTVAFRNPDRSVALVAWNADQTAAQTVSVHDDGAAFAYQLPAGAVATFTWAGRH
- a CDS encoding helix-turn-helix domain-containing protein, whose translation is MPETAQTLDRGIRILTLAGASPHGLTVAELAAELAVGRAVVYRLVATLERNSLVRRGADGRIRLWLGLLELAHDVQPHLRDIALPRLRSLAEAVGATAHLTIADGGEALALAVAEPSWTGLHVAYRVGSRHPLGQGAAGRAILLGRDPDSTQPYAVTVGELQDGAYGVAAPIRGVPGLQASVGVVAMRELQGDDVGPRVAAAARQIATALT
- the fahA gene encoding fumarylacetoacetase, which encodes MSTVSAVSWVPVVDGSPFPVANLPYGVARVAADRHVVVAIGDRALDLTVAADLGLIDDPDRHLAGPDLNPLLAAGRPRWSALRARVGELLTDRQFAAQVTPLLLDRHDLPLVLPFEVADYVDFYSSEQHATNVGRIFRPTQPPLPQNWKHLPVGYHGRSGTVVVSGTPVVRPHGQRRTESGPAFGPSARLDIEAEVGFVVGTPTGLGRPVSTASFGEHVFGVVLLNDWSARDIQSWETVPLGPFLGKSFATSISPWVVPLEALEAARLPGPRQDPAPLDYLRPSEPWGLDLTLEVSVNGQVVSRPPYAGIYWTADQQLAHLTVNGAALRTGDLFASGTVSGDAPGELGSLIELTWNGTRPLKLTDGSTRTYLEDCDTVSISAFAPAVGGGRLGFGAVAGTVAPAIPPPAY